Proteins co-encoded in one Arachis hypogaea cultivar Tifrunner chromosome 13, arahy.Tifrunner.gnm2.J5K5, whole genome shotgun sequence genomic window:
- the LOC112732588 gene encoding uncharacterized protein — MANPASTSETIATNYDVFLSFRGEDTRHGFTGHLYDALCRNGINTFIDDENLRTGETIRPQLLHSIEASKISIIVFSTNYAASTWCLDELVQILRCHRERNQLVFPVFYKVEPSDVRHRRNTYKEAMDAHEIRFGCHSQKVKEWKEALAETSNRKGFHLKQGYEFKFIQEIVGKALTHIPPRQLLIEDHMVGLQTRVVEVKSHLYSWHRRLSSSESPKTKFYNNNTMLGIVGIGGSGKTTLAKALYNSICDQFECACFLFNIRKISDQEEGLVLLQKMLLSELLGEEKIKVRSVEKGITMIKERLRERKVLIVLDDVDKTEQLKALAGECDWFSQGTRIVITTRDKYLLTAHEIEKIYEMKLLSDPESLLLFCWNAFKMTRPKANYEDLSNQAIHYAQGLPLALKVIGSNLINKNLEEWKSALDKYEKNPPKDIQSVLRVSYDSLEGNEKDIFLDIACFFNGKKWEYVKNVLDGCGMFTEDGIRILVDKSLVTIKDGYLRMHDLIQNMGREIVKQEAPKEVSDRSRLWFHEDVLELLPDDKENKRIEGIKLVQCEEHNWTDNAFEKMKKLRILILRNTNLSCRIIPLPEQLRLLDWKGYPSNSIPSNLKKIVAFSLRHSPLMLEKPFQNFKHLTYMNFSHCESITHFPNVSEAQSLRKLILNGCINLVRFDESVGFLPNLTYLRASKCTKLRKFLSRICLPSLEHLSLNWCRRLGLFPDIVGKMDKPLKICLKATAIQELPDSFVDLVGLLYLDLTSCEKLGYLPSSLFMLPNFVTLKVGGCPQLGGSFARFRESLSTTAESCPSLKTLHLSHASLCDEDLHVIMQSFPNLEVLNVSSNNFVSIPACVQESSYLTSLDLSYCLNLQEIPELPSSVRKVDVRHCSSLSANTTNMLWAQVRKEIHKLQVVMPTSNTEIPEWWDYHGSWQGYPQYLNFEVRGKFPVVALAFVFGEMNYQPVGLHLSIDSRDYSAYQPSHNFTVAENHVLLCDLRVLFSDEGWKRLDAHAEHGNKWKTVKVKCVPDIIPVQWGVYVYKEETSMKGIRFSGSQQFGLESVPRSPGSLTKKRLSSAEELAIIASFAESLQNVVEKLKRLMAPIEEDQCLSLMQQDGDEEDENEDEGEEGESDIEALHIVMANPGGEIETGSETISNSSSSYDVFLSFRGEDTRYAFTGHLYYALCRKGIKTFMDSEDLRVGETTRPQLFRAIEESKVSIIIFSENYADSTWCLDELAKILECQEEKGQLVFPIFYKIEPSDVRHQRNSYRLAMAAHENKFGCYSEKVQKWKSALLGVSNITGYHLQEGFEFKFIQDIVCKAATKISPKQIPVEESVVGLQFRVAELKSLLDIESNKNTFMLGIIGTGGIGKTTLAKVFYNSICNEYEGACFISNVRKASNQDKGRIFLQQKILSDALGVQKIKLDSVEKGIHTIKANLSAKKVLIVLDDVDKIEQLKELAGGCDWFGLGSRIIVTTRDKHLLVSHQIRRIYEMEMMNDRESLELFCQNAFKMSTPARNYEDLSNRAIRYGKGLPLALKVIGSELIGKDLQVWESSLDKYEKNPHGDIQNILRISYDSLERNEKEIFLDIACFFNGQRLKYVKRILDGCDFYTDSGIKILVDKSLITIENGYLRMHDLTQDMGREIVKQEAPKESGERSRLWLCKDVLEVLTENRGNSKTEGMKLDYYGEVNCCDDTLEKMMKLRVLIVHNASFSSKGIRLPNTLRLVDWKGYPSTSFPPAGFNPSKIAAFNLTCSSLVLKKPFQKFDQLTYMNFSYCQSITQFPSVFGSPNLRDLVLDGCKQLVKIHNSVGFLSKLVYLSASDCTQLRSFLPEIFLPSLEYLSFDSCKRLTHLPRVRENMDKLLKISVKHTAIRELPLSFASSLCGLEYLDMTNCKQLQCVFTGWFPKLRILKIGGCSQLWKSLNVDTFFLLEYRLMSLHLSNASLSDDDLEKIMQMFPYLKDLIVSSNCFEKIPFKHSFFWTSLDVSYCLSLKYVLALPSSIQKVDARHCNSLRTYSSSTLWSQMRKEIKGLQIVMPKTQLPKWLDYCDSGGIPFLWARGRFPVMALVLEFGKMDYQDISLHLFIDDEHIYSQRPQRHSFALAEDHVLLCDLRLLFSDEEWKRLDVRLGHDNDWKAVQVKCEAGLNLRQWGVYVYKNETNMDDIQFPCPYYHEEEEEEEEEESFLEAVTTPPSDEMEEETLAAVSSRKEEWSSPELSDDDSNHDNRSPGTCSLRCSALLLSFKKRLCCCKVRRRRTTSWWIVLWNQWRRRQKRLREEERNWEEERKMERDMRRQKEMANEAMQRDMEELLENIMVEEDQLKKERSETCGSQREGREKGQIEERKRWRERRQTIEETWIEERQQKAEKETCLSQRDDIKMEEVEEVEDVEEDKSKRWREGKQKMEETWIEERQQKEVVEETWMGEFDWSVMKMEVETKRRREKMREKEEEWREKQLDVTSAISSHHAPFSPNLQIVVENLKRLITVGEDSGFDNNHHYSSEWFPERTILSHHDGEV; from the exons ATGGCAAATCCAGCTTCAACTTCTGAGACCATTGCTACTAACTACGATGTATTTCTGAGTTTCAGGGGTGAAGACACGCGTCATGGATTCACAGGTCATCTCTATGATGCTCTCTGCCGCAACGGAATCAACACCTTCATCGATGATGAGAATCTCAGAACAGGAGAAACAATTCGACCTCAACTCCTTCATTCCATTGAAGCCTCAAAGATCTCCATTATTGTTTTCTCAACAAACTATGCAGCTTCAACATGGTGCCTTGATGAACTCGTCCAGATCCTTCGGTGTCACAGGGAAAGGAACCAACTTGTGTTTCCGGTCTTCTACAAAGTAGAGCCCTCAGATGTACGGCATCGGAGGAACACTTACAAGGAAGCCATGGATGCTCATGAAATCAGGTTTGGTTGTCATTCTCAGAAGGTGAAAGAATGGAAGGAAGCTTTAGCTGAAACATCCAACAGGAAAGGCTTTCATTTGAAACAAGG GTATGAATTCAAGTTTATTCAAGAAATTGTAGGCAAGGCATTGACTCATATACCTCCAAGACAATTACTTATTGAGGATCATATGGTTGGATTGCAAACTCGAGTTGTAGAAGTGAAGTCACATCTATATTCTTGGCACAGGAGATTATCCAGTAGCGAATCACCCAAAACAAAGTTCTATAATAACAATACCATGTTGGGGATTGTTGGAATTGGTGGGAGTGGAAAGACGACGCTTGCCAAAGCCTTGTATAACTCCATCTGCGACCAGTTTGAATGTGcttgttttcttttcaatattAGAAAAATTTCAGATCAAGAAGAGGGCCTAGTACTTCTACAGAAAATGCTCCTCTCAGAATTGCTTGGGGAGGAGAAAATCAAGGTCCGCAGTGTTGAGAAAGGAATCACTATGATCAAAGAGAGACTTAGGGAAAGAAAAGTTCTTATTGTTCTTGACGATGTTGATAAGACAGAACAATTAAAGGCATTGGCAGGAGAATGTGATTGGTTTAGTCAGGGGACTCGAATTGTTATAACAACAAGGGATAAATATCTTCTAACAGCTCATGAAATCGAAAAGATTTACGAGATGAAATTGCTAAGTGACCCTGAATCTCTACTGCTCTTCTGTTGGAACGCCTTCAAAATGACAAGGCCCAAAGCAAACTATGAAGACCTATCCAATCAAGCAATACATTATGCCCAGGGTCTCCCATTAGCCTTAAAGGTTATAGGGtcgaatttgattaataaaaatttagaagAGTGGAAGTCTGCTTTGGACAAATATGAGAAGAATCCTCCTAaagacattcaaagtgttcttagagTAAGCTATGATAGTCTTGAAGGCAATGAAAAGGATATTTTTCTTGACATAGCATGCTTCTTCAATGGGAAGAAATGGGAATATGTAAAAAATGTATTAGATGGATGTGGTATGTTTACAGAAGATGGTATTAGAATACTAGTTGATAAATCTCTCGTAACTATCAAAGATGGTTATTTGAGGATGCATGATCTAATACAGAATATGGGTAGGGAGATTGTGAAGCAGGAGGCACCAAAAGAAGTTAGTGACCGCAGCAGATTATGGTTTCATGAAGATGTTCTTGAGCTACTACCCGATGATAAA gaaaataaaagaattgaAGGAATAAAGCTTGTTCAATGTGAAGAACATAATTGGACTGACAATGCCTTTGAAAAGATGAAGAAACTTAGAATTCTCATTCTTCGGAACACAAACCTTTCATGTCGGATTATTCCTCTACCCGAGCAATTAAGGCTGCTTGATTGGAAGGGGTACCCTTCAAATTCTATTCCGtcgaacttaaaaaaaattgttgccTTCAGTTTACGTCATAGTCCTCTCATGTTGGAAAAGCCGTTTCAG AACTTTAAGCATTTGACTTACATGAATTTCTCCCATTGTGAATCCATCACTCATTTTCCTAATGTATCTGAAGCCCAAAGTTTAAGAAAATTGATACTCAATGGATGCATAAACTTGGTTAGGTTTGATGAATCAGTTGGATTTCTCCCAAACCTTACATATTTGAGAGCTTCAAAGTGCACTAAATTAAGAAAGTTTCTTTCAAGAATTTGTCTGCCTTCACTAGAGCACCTTTCCCTTAACTGGTGTAGAAGACTTGGACTCTTCCCAGACATAGTGGGAAAGATGGATAAGCCATTAAAGATTTGTTTGAAAGCTACCGCTATTCAAGAGCTTCCAGATTCCTTTGTTGATCTTGTAGGACTTCTCTATTTAGATTTGACAAGTTGCGAGAAACTTGGTTATCTTCCAAGCAGCTTATTTATGCTGCCAAATTTTGTCACACTGAAAGTTGGAGGATGCCCTCAACTTGGTGGATCATTTGCAAGATTCAGAGAAAGCCTTTCAACTACTGCAGAGAGCTGTCCAAGTTTAAAAACTCTGCATTTAAGCCATGCAAGTTTATGTGACGAAGATCTTCATGTAATTATGCAGAGTTTTCCAAACTTGGAAGTCTTAAATGTTTCATCAAACAACTTTGTATCTATTCCAGCATGCGTTCAAGAATCGTCCTACTTGACAAGTTTGGATTTGAGTTACTGCCTAAATCTTCAAGAAATTCCAGAACTTCCCTCTAGTGTTAGGAAAGTGGATGTGAGACACTGCAGTTCCTTAAGTGCAAACACAACAAATATGCTATGGGCACAG GTGCGCAAAGAGATACATAAATTACAAGTTGTGATGCCAACTTCCAATACTGAGATTCCAGAATGGTGGGACTATCATGGAAGTTGGCAGGGCTATCCACAGTACCTGAATTTCGAGGTACGTGGCAAGTTCCCTGTTGTGGCTTTGGCGTTTGTGTTTGGAGAAATGAACTATCAACCTGTTGGTCTGCACTTGTCCATTGACTCTAGAGATTACTCTGCATACCAACCATCGCATAATTTCACAGTTGCCGAAAATCATGTGTTGTTGTGTGACCTACGAGTATTGTTCAGTGATGAGGGGTGGAAGAGACTTGATGCACATGCTGAGCATGGTAACAAATGGAAAACAGTGAAGGTGAAGTGTGTACCAGACATCATCCCAGTTCAATGGGGAGTGTATGTTTACAAggaagaaacaagcatgaaaggtATCCGCTTTAGTGGGTCGCAACAATTCGGGTTGGAGAGTGTACCTCGTAGTCCAGGGAGTTTGACGAAGAAGAGATTATCTTCTGCTGAGGAACTTGCCATCATTGCTAGCTTCGCAGAAAGCCTCCAAAATGTGGTAGAAAAGTTGAAGAGGCTTATGGCTCCAATAGAAGAAGACCAATGCTTGAGCTTAATGCAACAAGACGGAGATGAGGAGGACGAAAATGAGGATGAAGGAGAGGAAGGGGAGTCAGACATCGAAGCTT tgCACATAGTGATGGCAAATCCAGGTGGAGAAATAGAAACTGGTTCTGAGACCATCAGCAACAGCAGCAGCAGTTACGATGTTTTTCTGAGTTTTAGGGGTGAAGACACGCGTTACGCCTTCACCGGTCATCTCTACTATGCCTTGTGCCGCAAGGGAATCAAAACCTTCATGGATAGCGAGGATCTGAGGGTGGGAGAAACGACTCGACCTCAACTCTTTCGGGCCATTGAAGAATCCAAGGTTTCAATCATTATTTTCTCCGAGAACTATGCAGATTCCACTTGGTGTCTTGATGAACTTGCCAAGATCCTCGAGTGTCAGGAGGAAAAGGGCCAGCTTGTGTTTCCCATATTCTACAAAATAGAGCCTTCAGATGTACGGCATCAGAGAAACAGTTATAGGCTTGCCATGGCTGCTCATGAAAATAAGTTTGGTTGTTACTCTGAGAAGGTGCAGAAGTGGAAGTCAGCCTTGCTTGGAGTATCTAACATAACAGGATATCATTTACAAGAAGG GTTCGAATTCAAGTTCATTCAAGATATTGTTTGCAAGGCCGCCACAAAAATTTCTCCTAAACAGATACCTGTGGAGGAGAGTGTAGTTGGACTGCAGTTTCGAGTTGCAGAACTGAAGTCACTCTTAGATATTGAGTCTAACAAGAACACTTTCATGTTGGGGATCATCGGAACTGGTGGAATTGGCAAAACAACACTCGCTAAGGTTTTCTATAACTCCATTTGCAATGAATATGAGGGTGCTTGTTTTATTTCCAATGTCAGAAAAGCTTCCAACCAAGACAAGGGGAGAatattcctgcaacaaaagatcCTGTCAGATGCTCTTGGGGTGCAAAAGATCAAGTTGGACAGTGTTGAAAAAGGAATACATACAATAAAAGCCAATCTCAGCGCAAAAAAAGTTCTCATAGTTCTAGATGATGTTGATAAGATAGAACAGTTGAAAGAATTAGCAGGAGGATGTGACTGGTTTGGTCTTGGGAGCAGAATCATTGTAACAACAAGAGATAAACATTTGCTGGTATCTCACCAGATCAGAAGGATTTATGAAATGGAAATGATGAACGATCGAGAATCACTTGAGTTGTTTTGTCAGAATGCCTTCAAGATGAGTACTCCTGCTAGAAACTATGAAGACTTGTCGAATCGAGCAATACGTTATGGAAAAGGTCTTCCATTAGCTTTAAAAGTCATAGGCTCAGAATTGATTGGTAAAGATCTGCAAGTGTGGGAGTCTTCTTTGGACAAATATGAGAAGAATCCTCATGGAGATATCCAAAATATTCTTAGAATAAGTTATGACAGTCTTGAACGCAATGAAAAGGAAATTTTCCTTGACATTGCATGTTTTTTCAATGGGCAGAGATTGAAATATGTTAAAAGAATACTAGATGGCTGTGACTTTTACACAGACAGTGGTATTAAAATACTAGTTGATAAATCTCTCATAACCATTGAAAATGGTTACTTGAGGATGCATGATCTAACACAAGACATGGGTAGAGAGATTGTGAAGCAAGAAGCACCAAAAGAGTCTGGTGAACGCAGTAGGTTATGGCTTTGTAAAGATGTTCTTGAAGTACTAACTGAAAATAGG GGAAATAGTAAAACTGAAGGAATGAAACTAGATTACTATGGAGAAGTCAACTGCTGTGATGATACcttggagaaaatgatgaaacttAGAGTTCTCATTGTTCACAATGCAAGCTTCTCCTCAAAGGGTATTCGTCTTCCCAATACATTAAGACTTGTTGATTGGAAAGGGTACCCTTCAACATCTTTTCCACCAGCAGGATTTAATCCCAGTAAAATTGCTGCCTTCAATTTAACTTGTAGTTCTCTTGTATTAAAGAAGCCATTTCAG AAATTTGATCAATTGACTTACATGAACTTCTCCTATTGCCAGTCCATCACTCAATTTCCTAGTGTGTTTGGATCCCCAAATTTAAGAGATTTGGTACTTGACGGATGCAAGCAATTAGTTAAGATTCATAATTCAGTTGGATTTCTCTCTAAACTTGTTTATTTGAGTGCTTCAGACTGCACTCAACTAAGGAGTTTTCTACCAGAAATCTTTCTACCATCTCTTGAATATCTTTCTTTTGACTCGTGTAAAAGACTAACACATTTGCCAAGGGTGAGAGAAAACATGGATAAACTATTAAAGATTTCTGTAAAACATACTGCTATTAGAGAGCTTCCGCTATCTTTTGCTAGCAGTCTTTGTGGGCTCGAATATTTAGACATGACAAATTGTAAGCAACTACAATGTGTATTTACAGGATGGTTTCCAAAGCTTCGAATATTGAAGATTGGAGGGTGTTCTCAACTTTGGAAATCATTAAATGTAGATACATTTTTTCTTCTAGAATATCGTTTGATGAGTTTGCATCTTAGCAATGCAAGTCTATCAGATGATGACCTTGAGAAAATTATGCAGATGTTTCCCTATTTAAAAGACTTAATTGTGTCCTCAAACTGCTTTGAGAAAATCCCGTTTAAACACTCCTTTTTCTGGACAAGTCTTGATGTTAGTTACTGTCTAAGCCTTAAATATGTTTTAGCACTTCCTTCTAGCATTCAAAAAGTAGATGCAAGACACTGCAATTCCTTAAGGACATACTCATCATCCACGCTATGGTCACag ATGCGCAAAGAGATAAAAGGATTGCAAATTGTGATGCCGAAGACACAACTTCCAAAATGGTTAGACTATTGTGACTCTGGAGGGATCCCCTTCTTATGGGCACGTGGCAGGTTCCCTGTAATGGCTCTAGTGTTGGAGTTTGGCAAAATGGACTACCAAGATATTAGTCTGCATTTGTTCATTGACGATGAGCATATATACAGCCAGCGCCCTCAAAGGCATAGTTTTGCTCTTGCAGAGGATCATGTGCTCTTGTGTGACCTGCGACTACTATTCAGTGATGAGGAGTGGAAGAGGCTTGATGTGCGTCTTGGACATGATAATGATTGGAAGGCAGTGCAGGTGAAGTGTGAAGCAGGCTTGAACTTAAGACAGTGGGGAGTTTATGTGTACAAGAATGAAACAAACATGGATGATATACAATTCCCGTGTCCTTAttatcatgaagaagaagaagaagaagaagaagaagagtcattCCTGGAGGCTGTGACAACACCACCAAGTGATGAGATGGAGGAAGAAACTCTAGCGGCAGTCTCAAGTAGAAAGGAAGAATGGTCATCCCCTGAATTATCTGATGATGATTCAAATCATGATAATCGTTCCCCTGGAACTTGTAGCCTTCGTTGTTCGGCATTATTGTTAAGCTTCAAGAAGCGACTTTGCTGTTGTAAGGTGAGAAGGAGGAGAACTACTTCATGGTGGATAGTTTTATGGAATCAATGGAGACGGAGGCAGAAGAGGCTAAGGGAAGAGGAGAGAAActgggaagaagagagaaaaatggAGAGAGACATGAGACGGCAGAAGGAGATGGCAAATGAAGCAATGCAGAGAGATATGGAAGAGTTGTTGGAGAACATAATGGTGGAGGAGGACCAGCTGAAGAAAGAGAGATCAGAGACGTGTGGAAGtcagagagaggggagagaaaaGGGACAGATTGAAGAGAGAAAGAGGTGGAGGGAAAGAAGGCAGACAATAGAAGAGACATGGATAGAGGAAAGGCAGCAGAAGGCAGAGAAAGAGACATGTTTGAGTCAAAGAGACGATATAAAAATGGAAGAGGTTGAAGAGGTAGAGGACGTAGAGGAGGACAAGAGCAAGAGGTGGAGGGAGGGAAAACAAAAGATGGAAGAGACGTGGATAGAGGAAAGACAGCagaaggaagtggttgaagagacGTGGATGGGGGAATTTGATTGGAGTGTGATGAAGATGGAGGTTGAAACGAAAAGAAGACGAGAGAAGatgagagaaaaggaagaagaatggagggaaaAGCAGTTGGATGTGACAAGTGCGATCTCTTCACATCATGCTCCTTTCTCACCAAACCTCCAAATTGTGGTGGAAAATTTGAAGAGGCTTATAACTGTCGGAGAAGACAGTGGCTTCGACAATAACCACCATTATAGCTCGGAGTGGTTTCCGGAGAGGACAATATTAAGCCATCATGATGGGGAAGTGTGA